In one Silene latifolia isolate original U9 population chromosome 10, ASM4854445v1, whole genome shotgun sequence genomic region, the following are encoded:
- the LOC141604798 gene encoding transcription termination factor MTERF8, chloroplastic-like: MWKLSINGVQTIFSVHILKRVSNYTTVAAKASEIPNSMVDYLVNSLGFSKEEASVTSSKVSTTFKSTENPNSVIDFFKISGFSQSQIKHLVSRAPQILSCNVDKTLKPKIQALHDLGFSKSDLARVISLSPVFCYRSLNDHIIPTLEILKSVFVDDNEILIKLVKKWPWLLGPGAKKGLLDVVSLLRSYELSDDQIKLFALRKTRYLSMGTKSLEPTLIRVENLGIPRGSGMFFHGICALCSFTEASLDARKRMYKSYGFNDEDVLTLVRRNPYALMVSESKLRNGLDFFMKEAGYLPSEIAFRPNVLTFSLEKRVIPRYRVWKGLKERGIQKVTNNKLENINVSFFSCLNISEPRFFEKFVQPFKDKCPDLYSDYVKVARPVLF; the protein is encoded by the coding sequence ATGTGGAAACTCAGCATCAATGGCGTTCAAACCATTTTCTCAGTTCACATCCTCAAAAGGGTTTCAAATTACACAACTGTAGCAGCAAAAGCTTCAGAAATCCCTAATTCTATGGTGGATTATTTGGTAAATTCACTTGGTTTTTCCAAAGAAGAAGCTTCTGTTACTTCTTCAAAGGTTAGTACTACCTTCAAATCTACTGAAAACCCTAATTCTGTTATTGATTTCTTCAAAATTAGTGGATTTTCCCAATCCCAGATTAAGCATTTGGTTTCAAGGGCACCCCAAATCTTATCTTGTAATGTTGATAAAAccctaaaaccaaagattcaagCTTTACATGATTTGGGTTTTTCTAAGTCGGATTTAGCTCGTGTTATTAGTTTAAGTCCTGTTTTTTGTTATAGAAGTTTGAATGATCATATTATTCCTACACTTGAGATTTTGAAATCGGTTTTTGTTGATGATAATGAGATTTTGATTAAGCTTGTGAAGAAATGGCCTTGGTTGCTCGGACCGGGTGCGAAAAAGGGACTTCTTGATGTAGTTTCTTTGTTGCGAAGTTATGAGTTATCTGATGATCAGATTAAATTATTTGCATTAAGGAAAACTAGGTATTTATCAATGGGCACTAAGTCATTGGAGCCTACCttgattagggttgaaaacctCGGGATTCCTCGTGGGTCGGGGATGTTCTTTCATGGAATTTGTGCTTTGTGTTCTTTCACTGAAGCTAGTTTGGATGCTAGGAAGAGAATGTATAAGAGCTATGGATTTAATGACGAGGATGTCTTGACATTAGTTAGGAGAAATCCATATGCCTTAATGGTCTCGGAATCTAAGTTGAGGAACGGTTTGGACTTTTTCATGAAAGAGGCCGGGTACTTGCCTTCTGAGATAGCATTTAGACCTAACGTGCTGACCTTTAGCTTGGAGAAGAGAGTAATCCCGAGATATAGAGTTTGGAAAGGTCTGAAGGAGAGGGGGATACAAAAAGTGACTAACAACAAGCTCGAGAATATTAATGTCTCTTTTTTTTCTTGCCTGAATATCAGCGAGCCTCGATTTTTTGAGAAGTTTGTCCAACCATTCAAAGATAAGTGTCCTGATCTTTATAGCGATTACGTCAAAGTAGCACGGCCTGTCCTGTTTTGA
- the LOC141604799 gene encoding transcription termination factor MTERF8, chloroplastic-like — MLKLSINGVQTIFKRVSNYATVASKASEIPNSMVDYLVNSLGFSKEEASVTSSKVSTTFKSTENPNSVIDFFKISGFSQSQIKQLVSRLPEILFCNVDKTLNPKIQALHDLGFSKSDLAHVISLYPDFCHRNLNNQIIPTLEILKSVFGDDNEALINAVKKWPWLLGKGVLDVVSLLRSYELSDDQIKLFALRKTRYSLFGTKSLEPVLIRVENLGIPRGSGMFFHGVCALCSISEATLDARKRIYKSYGFNDDDVLALVRKNPYALTVSESKLRNGLDFFMKEAGYLPSEIALRPNVLTYSLEKRVIPRYRVWKGLKERGIQKVTSNKLENINVSFFSCLNINEPQFFEKFVQPFKDECPDLYSDYVKVARPALF; from the coding sequence ATGTTGAAGCTCAGCATCAATGGAGTTCAAACCATTTTCAAAAGGGTTTCAAATTACGCAACTGTAGCATCAAAAGCTTCAGAAATCCCTAATTCTATGGTGGATTATTTGGTAAATTCACTTGGTTTTTCCAAAGAAGAAGCTTCTGTTACTTCTTCAAAGGTTAGTACTACCTTCAAATCTActgaaaaccctaattccgttATTGATTTCTTCAAAATTAGTGGATTTTCCCAATCCCAGATTAAGCAATTAGTTTCAAGGTTACCCGAAATCTTATTTTGTAATGTTGATAAAACCCTAAATCCAAAGATTCAAGCTTTACATGATTTGGGTTTTTCTAAGTCAGATTTAGCTCATGTTATTAGTTTATATCCTGATTTTTGTCACAGAAATTTGAATAATCAGATTATTCCTACACTTGAGATTTTGAAATCGGTTTTTGGTGATGATAATGAGGCTTTGATTAATGCTGTGAAGAAATGGCCTTGGTTGCTCGGAAAGGGTGTACTTGATGTAGTTTCGTTGTTGCGAAGTTATGAGTTATCTGATGATCAGATTAAATTATTTGCATTGAGGAAAACTAGGTATTCATTATTCGGCACAAAGTCGTTGGAGCCTGTCttgattagggttgaaaacctCGGGATTCCTCGTGGGTCGGGGATGTTCTTTCATGGAGTTTGTGCTTTGTGTTCTATCAGTGAAGCTACTTTGGATGCTAGGAAGAGAATATATAAGAGCTATGGATTTAATGACGATGATGTCTTGGCATTAGTTAGGAAAAATCCATATGCCTTAACGGTCTCGGAATCTAAATTGAGGAACGGTTTGGACTTTTTCATGAAAGAGGCCGGGTACCTGCCTTCTGAGATAGCACTTAGACCTAACGTGCTGACCTATAGCTTGGAGAAGAGAGTAATCCCGAGATATAGAGTTTGGAAAGGTCTGAAGGAGAGGGGGATACAAAAAGTGACTAGCAACAAGCTCGAGAATATTAATGTCTCTTTTTTTTCTTGCCTGAATATCAACGAGCCTCAATTTTTTGAGAAGTTTGTCCAACCATTCAAAGATGAGTGTCCTGATCTTTATAGCGATTACGTCAAAGTAGCACGTCCTGCCCTGTTTTGA